A single genomic interval of Gossypium raimondii isolate GPD5lz chromosome 11, ASM2569854v1, whole genome shotgun sequence harbors:
- the LOC105803935 gene encoding histone-lysine N-methyltransferase CLF isoform X1, which translates to MAAKSSPSASADRSGSPKDSSMTTDEKTPTVKEVLLIIDSLKTQLTADRSVYVKKRLEENRQKLGGITYHLYKLSNERRSSWISDTDSAPDLLTKRQKDALGMQNGIDASNGDKDRYSCQESSTAVLMGSSIPVKNAVRPIKLAEVKKLPPYTTWIFLDRNQRMTEDQSVVGRRRIYYDQNGGEALICSDSEEEVIEEDEEKRDFVESEDFIVRMTIKQVGLSDPVLESLAQCLSRSPCEVKARYETLMKEEKDAGASKNGDVEVENWNSFLEKDLEAALDSFDNLFCRRCLVFDCRLHGCSQDLIFPQADKQTPWNHPDEENVPCGLHCYRTVLKLERNGTVSSPIDPEEKLNSSSDGVGARTSSYKKSSGSSARRKVKSCHSENASSNAKNLSESSDSEIGPRHEDASPIPQLSPSKNKIAGKSGILKRNSKRVAERVLICMRKRQKKMAASASGSAVSGGVSPIDIKLQSDVQKENEDVTSSSQNVKPPNTGRSRRKEWSLGVQGEFSEVPSSEMINGLAQATSNGGLRKEEFLDENLCEQAPNDDKSWKAIEKGLFEKGVEIFGNNSCLIARNLLNGLKTCWEVFQYMTCSGNKLACHAADGVMSLLDGYSKFDLNGSVGNNEVRRRSRFLRRRGRVRRLKYTWKSAAYHSIRKRITERKDQPCRQYNPCSCQTACGKQCSCLLNGTCCEKYCGCPKSCKNRFRGCHCAKSQCRSRQCPCFAADRECDPDVCRNCWVSCGDGTGTLGVPPQRGDNYECRNMKLLLKQQQRVLLGRSDVSGWGAFLKNSVGKHEYLGEYTGELISHREADKRGKIYDRENSSFLFNLNDQFVLDAYRKGDKLKFANHSPDPNCYAKVIMVAGDHRVGIFAKERINAGEELFYDYRYEPDRAPAWARKPEASGSKKEEVAPSSGRAKKLA; encoded by the exons ATGGCGGCGAAATCTTCGCCCTCTGCTTCGGCGGATAGATCGGGATCTCCTAAGGACTCCTCG ATGACAACTGATGAAAAAACTCCCACTGTTAAGGAGGttttattgattattgattCATTAAAGACACAGCTGACAGCTGACCGATCTGTTTATGTAAAG AAAAGATTGGAAGAAAACAGACAAAAATTGGGTGGTATAACGTACCATCTCTACAAATTGTCAAATGAACGAAGAAGTAGTTGGATTAGTGATACTGATAGTGCTCCGGATTTATTGACAAAGAGGCAAAAAGATGCACTAGGCATGCAAAATGGTATTGATGCAAGTAATGGGGATAAGGATCGTTATAGCTGTCAAGAATCTTCTACAGCGGTTCTCATGGGATCTAGTATTCCTGTCAAGAATGCTGTTCGTCCTATTAAGCTTGCAGAAGTCAAAAAGTTGCCACCTTATACTACGTGGATATTTCTAGACAG AAATCAAAGAATGACTGAGGATCAATCAGTGGTGGGTCGAAGGAGAATTTACTATGATCAAAATGGTGGTGAAGCACTTATCTGCAGTGACAGTGAAGAGGAAGTAAttgaggaagatgaagaaaaaagagattttGTGGAATCTGAAGACTTTATTGTTCG AATGACTATCAAGCAAGTTGGTTTGTCTGATCCAGTACTGGAATCACTAGCACAATGTTTGTCTAGAAGTCCTTGTGAAGTCAAG GCAAGATATGAAACCCTTATGAAGGAGGAAAAGGATGCTGGGGCCTCTAAGAATGGGGATGTTGAAGTGGAAAATTGGAATTCTTTTCTTGAAAAGGATCTTGAAGCAGCTCTTGATTCTTTCGACAATTTATTTTGTAGGCGATGCCTT GTGTTTGATTGCAGATTACATGGATGTTCTCAGGACCTTATCTTTCCT CAGGCTGACAAACAAACTCCATGGAACCATCCAGATGAAGAGAATGTGCCATGTGGCCTGCATTGCTATCGTACG GTTCTGAAGTTAGAAAGAAATGGAACAGTTAGCTCACCAATAGATCCCGAAGAAAAGTTAAACTCTTCATCTGATGGTGTTGGGGCTCGAACATCATCCTATAAGAAATCTTCTGGTTCATCTGCTAGGAGGAAGGTAAAATCCTGCCATAGTGAAAATGCTTCATCCAATGCTAAAAATCTTTCAGAAAGTAGTGACTCAGAGATTGGACCTAGGCATGAAGACGCCTCACCTATTCCCCAGTTATCACCTTCTAAGAATAAAATTGCTGGAAAATCTGGAATTCTCAAGAGGAATAGCAAGCGAGTTGCTGAACGTGTTTTGATTTGCATGCGCAAGAGGCAGAAAAAGATGGCAGCTTCTGCTTCTGGTTCTGCTGTGAGTGGAGGTGTTTCACCTATAGACATTAAACTCCAATCTGAtgtacaaaaagaaaatgaagatgttACGTCTTCTTCACAGAACGTGAAACCTCCAAATACAGGACGATCTAGGAGGAAAGAGTGGTCATTAGGAGTCCAAGGAGAATTTTCTGAAGTTCCTTCCAGTGAGATGATTAATGGTTTGGCTCAGGCTACTAGCAATGGTGGCCTGAGAAAAGAAgagtttttggatgaaaacttATGCGAACAAGCACCAAATGATGATAAATCTTGGAAGGCTATTGAAAAAGGTCTTTTTGAGAAAGGTGTGGAGATTTTTGGCAATAACAG CTGTTTGATTGCCAGAAATCTTTTAAATGGATTGAAGACATGCTGGGAGGTTTTCCAATACATGACCTGCTCTGGCAATAAACTTGCTTGCCATGCAGCTGATGGTGTTATGTCTCTTCTTGATGGGTATTCCAAGTTTGACCTTAATGGATCCGTG GGAAATAATGAAGTAAGACGGAGATCAAGATTCTTGCGCAGAAGGGGTAGAGTCCGTCGTTTGAAGTATACCTGGAAATCAGCTGCATATCATTCAATCAGGAAAAGGATTACTGAGAGGAAAGATCAGCCTTGCCGGCAGTATAATCCTTGTAGTTGTCAAACAGCTTGCGGAAAGCAATGTTCTTGCCTTTTAAATGGGACCTGCTGTGAAAAATATTGCGG ATGCCCTAAGAGTTGCAAGAATCGATTTAGGGGCTGTCATTGTGCTAAAAGTCAATGTCGAAGTCGTCAGTGTCCATGCTTTGCTGCAGACAGGGAATGTGACCCAGATGTTTGTAGAAACTGTTGGGTCAG TTGTGGAGATGGCACTGGTACTCTTGGAGTTCCTCCACAAAGAGGTGACAATTATGAATGCAGAAACATGAAGCTTCTTCTCAAACAACAGCAAAGG GTCTTGCTTGGAAGATCAGATGTTTCTGGATGGGGAGCTTTCTTGAAG AATAGTGTTGGCAAGCATGAATACCTTGGTGAGTACACTGGGGAACTGATTTCACATAGGGAAGCGGATAAACGTGGAAAGATATATGACCGTGAAAATTCTTCATTTCTCTTCAACCTGAATGATCAG TTTGTTCTTGATGCTTATCGAAAGGGTGACAAGTTGAAGTTTGCGAATCATTCTCCTGATCCTAATTGCTATGCAAAG GTCATTATGGTTGCTGGGGATCACCGGGTGGGAATATTTGCGAAAGAACGAATTAATGCTGGAGAGGAACTTTTCTATGACTATCGTTATGAGCCTGACAGAGCTCCTGCATGGGCAAGAAAGCCCGAGGCATCTGGTTCCAAAAAAGAGGAAGTTGCTCCTTCAAGTGGACGTGCCAAGAAGCTTGCTTAA
- the LOC105803935 gene encoding histone-lysine N-methyltransferase CLF isoform X2, translating to MAAKSSPSASADRSGSPKDSSMTTDEKTPTVKEVLLIIDSLKTQLTADRSVYVKKRLEENRQKLGGITYHLYKLSNERRSSWISDTDSAPDLLTKRQKDALGMQNGIDASNGDKDRYSCQESSTAVLMGSSIPVKNAVRPIKLAEVKKLPPYTTWIFLDRNQRMTEDQSVVGRRRIYYDQNGGEALICSDSEEEVIEEDEEKRDFVESEDFIVRMTIKQVGLSDPVLESLAQCLSRSPCEVKARYETLMKEEKDAGASKNGDVEVENWNSFLEKDLEAALDSFDNLFCRRCLVFDCRLHGCSQDLIFPADKQTPWNHPDEENVPCGLHCYRTVLKLERNGTVSSPIDPEEKLNSSSDGVGARTSSYKKSSGSSARRKVKSCHSENASSNAKNLSESSDSEIGPRHEDASPIPQLSPSKNKIAGKSGILKRNSKRVAERVLICMRKRQKKMAASASGSAVSGGVSPIDIKLQSDVQKENEDVTSSSQNVKPPNTGRSRRKEWSLGVQGEFSEVPSSEMINGLAQATSNGGLRKEEFLDENLCEQAPNDDKSWKAIEKGLFEKGVEIFGNNSCLIARNLLNGLKTCWEVFQYMTCSGNKLACHAADGVMSLLDGYSKFDLNGSVGNNEVRRRSRFLRRRGRVRRLKYTWKSAAYHSIRKRITERKDQPCRQYNPCSCQTACGKQCSCLLNGTCCEKYCGCPKSCKNRFRGCHCAKSQCRSRQCPCFAADRECDPDVCRNCWVSCGDGTGTLGVPPQRGDNYECRNMKLLLKQQQRVLLGRSDVSGWGAFLKNSVGKHEYLGEYTGELISHREADKRGKIYDRENSSFLFNLNDQFVLDAYRKGDKLKFANHSPDPNCYAKVIMVAGDHRVGIFAKERINAGEELFYDYRYEPDRAPAWARKPEASGSKKEEVAPSSGRAKKLA from the exons ATGGCGGCGAAATCTTCGCCCTCTGCTTCGGCGGATAGATCGGGATCTCCTAAGGACTCCTCG ATGACAACTGATGAAAAAACTCCCACTGTTAAGGAGGttttattgattattgattCATTAAAGACACAGCTGACAGCTGACCGATCTGTTTATGTAAAG AAAAGATTGGAAGAAAACAGACAAAAATTGGGTGGTATAACGTACCATCTCTACAAATTGTCAAATGAACGAAGAAGTAGTTGGATTAGTGATACTGATAGTGCTCCGGATTTATTGACAAAGAGGCAAAAAGATGCACTAGGCATGCAAAATGGTATTGATGCAAGTAATGGGGATAAGGATCGTTATAGCTGTCAAGAATCTTCTACAGCGGTTCTCATGGGATCTAGTATTCCTGTCAAGAATGCTGTTCGTCCTATTAAGCTTGCAGAAGTCAAAAAGTTGCCACCTTATACTACGTGGATATTTCTAGACAG AAATCAAAGAATGACTGAGGATCAATCAGTGGTGGGTCGAAGGAGAATTTACTATGATCAAAATGGTGGTGAAGCACTTATCTGCAGTGACAGTGAAGAGGAAGTAAttgaggaagatgaagaaaaaagagattttGTGGAATCTGAAGACTTTATTGTTCG AATGACTATCAAGCAAGTTGGTTTGTCTGATCCAGTACTGGAATCACTAGCACAATGTTTGTCTAGAAGTCCTTGTGAAGTCAAG GCAAGATATGAAACCCTTATGAAGGAGGAAAAGGATGCTGGGGCCTCTAAGAATGGGGATGTTGAAGTGGAAAATTGGAATTCTTTTCTTGAAAAGGATCTTGAAGCAGCTCTTGATTCTTTCGACAATTTATTTTGTAGGCGATGCCTT GTGTTTGATTGCAGATTACATGGATGTTCTCAGGACCTTATCTTTCCT GCTGACAAACAAACTCCATGGAACCATCCAGATGAAGAGAATGTGCCATGTGGCCTGCATTGCTATCGTACG GTTCTGAAGTTAGAAAGAAATGGAACAGTTAGCTCACCAATAGATCCCGAAGAAAAGTTAAACTCTTCATCTGATGGTGTTGGGGCTCGAACATCATCCTATAAGAAATCTTCTGGTTCATCTGCTAGGAGGAAGGTAAAATCCTGCCATAGTGAAAATGCTTCATCCAATGCTAAAAATCTTTCAGAAAGTAGTGACTCAGAGATTGGACCTAGGCATGAAGACGCCTCACCTATTCCCCAGTTATCACCTTCTAAGAATAAAATTGCTGGAAAATCTGGAATTCTCAAGAGGAATAGCAAGCGAGTTGCTGAACGTGTTTTGATTTGCATGCGCAAGAGGCAGAAAAAGATGGCAGCTTCTGCTTCTGGTTCTGCTGTGAGTGGAGGTGTTTCACCTATAGACATTAAACTCCAATCTGAtgtacaaaaagaaaatgaagatgttACGTCTTCTTCACAGAACGTGAAACCTCCAAATACAGGACGATCTAGGAGGAAAGAGTGGTCATTAGGAGTCCAAGGAGAATTTTCTGAAGTTCCTTCCAGTGAGATGATTAATGGTTTGGCTCAGGCTACTAGCAATGGTGGCCTGAGAAAAGAAgagtttttggatgaaaacttATGCGAACAAGCACCAAATGATGATAAATCTTGGAAGGCTATTGAAAAAGGTCTTTTTGAGAAAGGTGTGGAGATTTTTGGCAATAACAG CTGTTTGATTGCCAGAAATCTTTTAAATGGATTGAAGACATGCTGGGAGGTTTTCCAATACATGACCTGCTCTGGCAATAAACTTGCTTGCCATGCAGCTGATGGTGTTATGTCTCTTCTTGATGGGTATTCCAAGTTTGACCTTAATGGATCCGTG GGAAATAATGAAGTAAGACGGAGATCAAGATTCTTGCGCAGAAGGGGTAGAGTCCGTCGTTTGAAGTATACCTGGAAATCAGCTGCATATCATTCAATCAGGAAAAGGATTACTGAGAGGAAAGATCAGCCTTGCCGGCAGTATAATCCTTGTAGTTGTCAAACAGCTTGCGGAAAGCAATGTTCTTGCCTTTTAAATGGGACCTGCTGTGAAAAATATTGCGG ATGCCCTAAGAGTTGCAAGAATCGATTTAGGGGCTGTCATTGTGCTAAAAGTCAATGTCGAAGTCGTCAGTGTCCATGCTTTGCTGCAGACAGGGAATGTGACCCAGATGTTTGTAGAAACTGTTGGGTCAG TTGTGGAGATGGCACTGGTACTCTTGGAGTTCCTCCACAAAGAGGTGACAATTATGAATGCAGAAACATGAAGCTTCTTCTCAAACAACAGCAAAGG GTCTTGCTTGGAAGATCAGATGTTTCTGGATGGGGAGCTTTCTTGAAG AATAGTGTTGGCAAGCATGAATACCTTGGTGAGTACACTGGGGAACTGATTTCACATAGGGAAGCGGATAAACGTGGAAAGATATATGACCGTGAAAATTCTTCATTTCTCTTCAACCTGAATGATCAG TTTGTTCTTGATGCTTATCGAAAGGGTGACAAGTTGAAGTTTGCGAATCATTCTCCTGATCCTAATTGCTATGCAAAG GTCATTATGGTTGCTGGGGATCACCGGGTGGGAATATTTGCGAAAGAACGAATTAATGCTGGAGAGGAACTTTTCTATGACTATCGTTATGAGCCTGACAGAGCTCCTGCATGGGCAAGAAAGCCCGAGGCATCTGGTTCCAAAAAAGAGGAAGTTGCTCCTTCAAGTGGACGTGCCAAGAAGCTTGCTTAA
- the LOC105803935 gene encoding histone-lysine N-methyltransferase CLF isoform X5 yields MAAKSSPSASADRSGSPKDSSMTTDEKTPTVKEVLLIIDSLKTQLTADRSVYVKKRLEENRQKLGGITYHLYKLSNERRSSWISDTDSAPDLLTKRQKDALGMQNGIDASNGDKDRYSCQESSTAVLMGSSIPVKNAVRPIKLAEVKKLPPYTTWIFLDRNQRMTEDQSVVGRRRIYYDQNGGEALICSDSEEEVIEEDEEKRDFVESEDFIVRMTIKQVGLSDPVLESLAQCLSRSPCEVKARYETLMKEEKDAGASKNGDVEVENWNSFLEKDLEAALDSFDNLFCRRCLVFDCRLHGCSQDLIFPQADKQTPWNHPDEENVPCGLHCYLSSPIDPEEKLNSSSDGVGARTSSYKKSSGSSARRKVKSCHSENASSNAKNLSESSDSEIGPRHEDASPIPQLSPSKNKIAGKSGILKRNSKRVAERVLICMRKRQKKMAASASGSAVSGGVSPIDIKLQSDVQKENEDVTSSSQNVKPPNTGRSRRKEWSLGVQGEFSEVPSSEMINGLAQATSNGGLRKEEFLDENLCEQAPNDDKSWKAIEKGLFEKGVEIFGNNSCLIARNLLNGLKTCWEVFQYMTCSGNKLACHAADGVMSLLDGYSKFDLNGSVGNNEVRRRSRFLRRRGRVRRLKYTWKSAAYHSIRKRITERKDQPCRQYNPCSCQTACGKQCSCLLNGTCCEKYCGCPKSCKNRFRGCHCAKSQCRSRQCPCFAADRECDPDVCRNCWVSCGDGTGTLGVPPQRGDNYECRNMKLLLKQQQRVLLGRSDVSGWGAFLKNSVGKHEYLGEYTGELISHREADKRGKIYDRENSSFLFNLNDQFVLDAYRKGDKLKFANHSPDPNCYAKVIMVAGDHRVGIFAKERINAGEELFYDYRYEPDRAPAWARKPEASGSKKEEVAPSSGRAKKLA; encoded by the exons ATGGCGGCGAAATCTTCGCCCTCTGCTTCGGCGGATAGATCGGGATCTCCTAAGGACTCCTCG ATGACAACTGATGAAAAAACTCCCACTGTTAAGGAGGttttattgattattgattCATTAAAGACACAGCTGACAGCTGACCGATCTGTTTATGTAAAG AAAAGATTGGAAGAAAACAGACAAAAATTGGGTGGTATAACGTACCATCTCTACAAATTGTCAAATGAACGAAGAAGTAGTTGGATTAGTGATACTGATAGTGCTCCGGATTTATTGACAAAGAGGCAAAAAGATGCACTAGGCATGCAAAATGGTATTGATGCAAGTAATGGGGATAAGGATCGTTATAGCTGTCAAGAATCTTCTACAGCGGTTCTCATGGGATCTAGTATTCCTGTCAAGAATGCTGTTCGTCCTATTAAGCTTGCAGAAGTCAAAAAGTTGCCACCTTATACTACGTGGATATTTCTAGACAG AAATCAAAGAATGACTGAGGATCAATCAGTGGTGGGTCGAAGGAGAATTTACTATGATCAAAATGGTGGTGAAGCACTTATCTGCAGTGACAGTGAAGAGGAAGTAAttgaggaagatgaagaaaaaagagattttGTGGAATCTGAAGACTTTATTGTTCG AATGACTATCAAGCAAGTTGGTTTGTCTGATCCAGTACTGGAATCACTAGCACAATGTTTGTCTAGAAGTCCTTGTGAAGTCAAG GCAAGATATGAAACCCTTATGAAGGAGGAAAAGGATGCTGGGGCCTCTAAGAATGGGGATGTTGAAGTGGAAAATTGGAATTCTTTTCTTGAAAAGGATCTTGAAGCAGCTCTTGATTCTTTCGACAATTTATTTTGTAGGCGATGCCTT GTGTTTGATTGCAGATTACATGGATGTTCTCAGGACCTTATCTTTCCT CAGGCTGACAAACAAACTCCATGGAACCATCCAGATGAAGAGAATGTGCCATGTGGCCTGCATTGCTATC TTAGCTCACCAATAGATCCCGAAGAAAAGTTAAACTCTTCATCTGATGGTGTTGGGGCTCGAACATCATCCTATAAGAAATCTTCTGGTTCATCTGCTAGGAGGAAGGTAAAATCCTGCCATAGTGAAAATGCTTCATCCAATGCTAAAAATCTTTCAGAAAGTAGTGACTCAGAGATTGGACCTAGGCATGAAGACGCCTCACCTATTCCCCAGTTATCACCTTCTAAGAATAAAATTGCTGGAAAATCTGGAATTCTCAAGAGGAATAGCAAGCGAGTTGCTGAACGTGTTTTGATTTGCATGCGCAAGAGGCAGAAAAAGATGGCAGCTTCTGCTTCTGGTTCTGCTGTGAGTGGAGGTGTTTCACCTATAGACATTAAACTCCAATCTGAtgtacaaaaagaaaatgaagatgttACGTCTTCTTCACAGAACGTGAAACCTCCAAATACAGGACGATCTAGGAGGAAAGAGTGGTCATTAGGAGTCCAAGGAGAATTTTCTGAAGTTCCTTCCAGTGAGATGATTAATGGTTTGGCTCAGGCTACTAGCAATGGTGGCCTGAGAAAAGAAgagtttttggatgaaaacttATGCGAACAAGCACCAAATGATGATAAATCTTGGAAGGCTATTGAAAAAGGTCTTTTTGAGAAAGGTGTGGAGATTTTTGGCAATAACAG CTGTTTGATTGCCAGAAATCTTTTAAATGGATTGAAGACATGCTGGGAGGTTTTCCAATACATGACCTGCTCTGGCAATAAACTTGCTTGCCATGCAGCTGATGGTGTTATGTCTCTTCTTGATGGGTATTCCAAGTTTGACCTTAATGGATCCGTG GGAAATAATGAAGTAAGACGGAGATCAAGATTCTTGCGCAGAAGGGGTAGAGTCCGTCGTTTGAAGTATACCTGGAAATCAGCTGCATATCATTCAATCAGGAAAAGGATTACTGAGAGGAAAGATCAGCCTTGCCGGCAGTATAATCCTTGTAGTTGTCAAACAGCTTGCGGAAAGCAATGTTCTTGCCTTTTAAATGGGACCTGCTGTGAAAAATATTGCGG ATGCCCTAAGAGTTGCAAGAATCGATTTAGGGGCTGTCATTGTGCTAAAAGTCAATGTCGAAGTCGTCAGTGTCCATGCTTTGCTGCAGACAGGGAATGTGACCCAGATGTTTGTAGAAACTGTTGGGTCAG TTGTGGAGATGGCACTGGTACTCTTGGAGTTCCTCCACAAAGAGGTGACAATTATGAATGCAGAAACATGAAGCTTCTTCTCAAACAACAGCAAAGG GTCTTGCTTGGAAGATCAGATGTTTCTGGATGGGGAGCTTTCTTGAAG AATAGTGTTGGCAAGCATGAATACCTTGGTGAGTACACTGGGGAACTGATTTCACATAGGGAAGCGGATAAACGTGGAAAGATATATGACCGTGAAAATTCTTCATTTCTCTTCAACCTGAATGATCAG TTTGTTCTTGATGCTTATCGAAAGGGTGACAAGTTGAAGTTTGCGAATCATTCTCCTGATCCTAATTGCTATGCAAAG GTCATTATGGTTGCTGGGGATCACCGGGTGGGAATATTTGCGAAAGAACGAATTAATGCTGGAGAGGAACTTTTCTATGACTATCGTTATGAGCCTGACAGAGCTCCTGCATGGGCAAGAAAGCCCGAGGCATCTGGTTCCAAAAAAGAGGAAGTTGCTCCTTCAAGTGGACGTGCCAAGAAGCTTGCTTAA
- the LOC105803935 gene encoding histone-lysine N-methyltransferase CLF isoform X4 — translation MAAKSSPSASADRSGSPKDSSMTTDEKTPTVKEVLLIIDSLKTQLTADRSVYVKKRLEENRQKLGGITYHLYKLSNERRSSWISDTDSAPDLLTKRQKDALGMQNGIDASNGDKDRYSCQESSTAVLMGSSIPVKNAVRPIKLAEVKKLPPYTTWIFLDRNQRMTEDQSVVGRRRIYYDQNGGEALICSDSEEEVIEEDEEKRDFVESEDFIVRMTIKQVGLSDPVLESLAQCLSRSPCEVKARYETLMKEEKDAGASKNGDVEVENWNSFLEKDLEAALDSFDNLFCRRCLVFDCRLHGCSQDLIFPADKQTPWNHPDEENVPCGLHCYRTLERNGTVSSPIDPEEKLNSSSDGVGARTSSYKKSSGSSARRKVKSCHSENASSNAKNLSESSDSEIGPRHEDASPIPQLSPSKNKIAGKSGILKRNSKRVAERVLICMRKRQKKMAASASGSAVSGGVSPIDIKLQSDVQKENEDVTSSSQNVKPPNTGRSRRKEWSLGVQGEFSEVPSSEMINGLAQATSNGGLRKEEFLDENLCEQAPNDDKSWKAIEKGLFEKGVEIFGNNSCLIARNLLNGLKTCWEVFQYMTCSGNKLACHAADGVMSLLDGYSKFDLNGSVGNNEVRRRSRFLRRRGRVRRLKYTWKSAAYHSIRKRITERKDQPCRQYNPCSCQTACGKQCSCLLNGTCCEKYCGCPKSCKNRFRGCHCAKSQCRSRQCPCFAADRECDPDVCRNCWVSCGDGTGTLGVPPQRGDNYECRNMKLLLKQQQRVLLGRSDVSGWGAFLKNSVGKHEYLGEYTGELISHREADKRGKIYDRENSSFLFNLNDQFVLDAYRKGDKLKFANHSPDPNCYAKVIMVAGDHRVGIFAKERINAGEELFYDYRYEPDRAPAWARKPEASGSKKEEVAPSSGRAKKLA, via the exons ATGGCGGCGAAATCTTCGCCCTCTGCTTCGGCGGATAGATCGGGATCTCCTAAGGACTCCTCG ATGACAACTGATGAAAAAACTCCCACTGTTAAGGAGGttttattgattattgattCATTAAAGACACAGCTGACAGCTGACCGATCTGTTTATGTAAAG AAAAGATTGGAAGAAAACAGACAAAAATTGGGTGGTATAACGTACCATCTCTACAAATTGTCAAATGAACGAAGAAGTAGTTGGATTAGTGATACTGATAGTGCTCCGGATTTATTGACAAAGAGGCAAAAAGATGCACTAGGCATGCAAAATGGTATTGATGCAAGTAATGGGGATAAGGATCGTTATAGCTGTCAAGAATCTTCTACAGCGGTTCTCATGGGATCTAGTATTCCTGTCAAGAATGCTGTTCGTCCTATTAAGCTTGCAGAAGTCAAAAAGTTGCCACCTTATACTACGTGGATATTTCTAGACAG AAATCAAAGAATGACTGAGGATCAATCAGTGGTGGGTCGAAGGAGAATTTACTATGATCAAAATGGTGGTGAAGCACTTATCTGCAGTGACAGTGAAGAGGAAGTAAttgaggaagatgaagaaaaaagagattttGTGGAATCTGAAGACTTTATTGTTCG AATGACTATCAAGCAAGTTGGTTTGTCTGATCCAGTACTGGAATCACTAGCACAATGTTTGTCTAGAAGTCCTTGTGAAGTCAAG GCAAGATATGAAACCCTTATGAAGGAGGAAAAGGATGCTGGGGCCTCTAAGAATGGGGATGTTGAAGTGGAAAATTGGAATTCTTTTCTTGAAAAGGATCTTGAAGCAGCTCTTGATTCTTTCGACAATTTATTTTGTAGGCGATGCCTT GTGTTTGATTGCAGATTACATGGATGTTCTCAGGACCTTATCTTTCCT GCTGACAAACAAACTCCATGGAACCATCCAGATGAAGAGAATGTGCCATGTGGCCTGCATTGCTATCGTACG TTAGAAAGAAATGGAACAGTTAGCTCACCAATAGATCCCGAAGAAAAGTTAAACTCTTCATCTGATGGTGTTGGGGCTCGAACATCATCCTATAAGAAATCTTCTGGTTCATCTGCTAGGAGGAAGGTAAAATCCTGCCATAGTGAAAATGCTTCATCCAATGCTAAAAATCTTTCAGAAAGTAGTGACTCAGAGATTGGACCTAGGCATGAAGACGCCTCACCTATTCCCCAGTTATCACCTTCTAAGAATAAAATTGCTGGAAAATCTGGAATTCTCAAGAGGAATAGCAAGCGAGTTGCTGAACGTGTTTTGATTTGCATGCGCAAGAGGCAGAAAAAGATGGCAGCTTCTGCTTCTGGTTCTGCTGTGAGTGGAGGTGTTTCACCTATAGACATTAAACTCCAATCTGAtgtacaaaaagaaaatgaagatgttACGTCTTCTTCACAGAACGTGAAACCTCCAAATACAGGACGATCTAGGAGGAAAGAGTGGTCATTAGGAGTCCAAGGAGAATTTTCTGAAGTTCCTTCCAGTGAGATGATTAATGGTTTGGCTCAGGCTACTAGCAATGGTGGCCTGAGAAAAGAAgagtttttggatgaaaacttATGCGAACAAGCACCAAATGATGATAAATCTTGGAAGGCTATTGAAAAAGGTCTTTTTGAGAAAGGTGTGGAGATTTTTGGCAATAACAG CTGTTTGATTGCCAGAAATCTTTTAAATGGATTGAAGACATGCTGGGAGGTTTTCCAATACATGACCTGCTCTGGCAATAAACTTGCTTGCCATGCAGCTGATGGTGTTATGTCTCTTCTTGATGGGTATTCCAAGTTTGACCTTAATGGATCCGTG GGAAATAATGAAGTAAGACGGAGATCAAGATTCTTGCGCAGAAGGGGTAGAGTCCGTCGTTTGAAGTATACCTGGAAATCAGCTGCATATCATTCAATCAGGAAAAGGATTACTGAGAGGAAAGATCAGCCTTGCCGGCAGTATAATCCTTGTAGTTGTCAAACAGCTTGCGGAAAGCAATGTTCTTGCCTTTTAAATGGGACCTGCTGTGAAAAATATTGCGG ATGCCCTAAGAGTTGCAAGAATCGATTTAGGGGCTGTCATTGTGCTAAAAGTCAATGTCGAAGTCGTCAGTGTCCATGCTTTGCTGCAGACAGGGAATGTGACCCAGATGTTTGTAGAAACTGTTGGGTCAG TTGTGGAGATGGCACTGGTACTCTTGGAGTTCCTCCACAAAGAGGTGACAATTATGAATGCAGAAACATGAAGCTTCTTCTCAAACAACAGCAAAGG GTCTTGCTTGGAAGATCAGATGTTTCTGGATGGGGAGCTTTCTTGAAG AATAGTGTTGGCAAGCATGAATACCTTGGTGAGTACACTGGGGAACTGATTTCACATAGGGAAGCGGATAAACGTGGAAAGATATATGACCGTGAAAATTCTTCATTTCTCTTCAACCTGAATGATCAG TTTGTTCTTGATGCTTATCGAAAGGGTGACAAGTTGAAGTTTGCGAATCATTCTCCTGATCCTAATTGCTATGCAAAG GTCATTATGGTTGCTGGGGATCACCGGGTGGGAATATTTGCGAAAGAACGAATTAATGCTGGAGAGGAACTTTTCTATGACTATCGTTATGAGCCTGACAGAGCTCCTGCATGGGCAAGAAAGCCCGAGGCATCTGGTTCCAAAAAAGAGGAAGTTGCTCCTTCAAGTGGACGTGCCAAGAAGCTTGCTTAA